A stretch of the Leishmania infantum JPCM5 genome chromosome 30 genome encodes the following:
- a CDS encoding putative KU80 protein, whose amino-acid sequence MSKGAAVLVLDITLPRAAALAEACDLCDRILADKMIYAPSDEVAVILAGTEKSRSALYERSEQARYNHITVAADLGPATTLTLAPIAATRAGVAVLPDGATVRQSIAEAYDFIDALQVAVAVLQVRTSQKRYNRCIYFLTDARHEVRHKEDLLSLIGALQRDQVALVVIGFDFQALPAPTDSQGKFNEFTAGEASAWAALDRKAQNEIILAALCAELGSPSTLVSPAEALASLSLPRCRRIRQQPVLKVALRIGDVRLATQLFTLTQEERLPSLRRSTQEGVDVVQTIEYVAVGGVEEQPCALAKEERVEAFFLGADRISCSEADRETMRVKGPRALEAIGFVGEAEVEPYLLMGGTRALLPLAGDHAGQRGFNALVDAMASSRKAMLVRLVRTADAAPSLCVCFARTAGSSAEQRHLVLAPLPFAEDVRALRFSEYPELQFSAAEEQLMDELIDGLSVDDSVLAPHDTFNPVLQQYYATLRSKLSAMNVSAEKGNAKATSSEAAVPQLLPTLRGTSTDFFAEGSAVYEAVSAHRAALASCASAFPYEDEVDALLPGSRDAGWKGKPWYQDVATTSSLIDPQAVSPPSASQGSGGAPSTIAAAIARGVRCGGEADEASAGSHATSDANSISTAPHDTISGGLSFAITSVDPVGSFSMIVHHPAVTEAQLNKAKDDLSDVIWELLRSSIKDAIYRKCMACIMALRQFCVKQDDAAYYNDFLLKLEVVARQCGRDTDFWAPYVVERKDSANVWPITAQECKSAALPDDTAAKAFLQKDRFDPAIAFDDTTDDDDWLAEIQ is encoded by the coding sequence ATGTCCAAGggtgccgctgtgctggtgctggacATCACTCTCccccgcgctgcggcgctggcggaggcgtgtGACCTGTGCGACAGAATCCTCGCGGACAAGATGATATACGCGCCATCGGACGAGGTGGCTGTCATTCTAGCCGGCACTGAGAAGTCTCGCAGCGCTCTGTACGAACGGTCTGAGCAGGCGCGCTACAACCACATCACTGTGGCTGCCGATCTCGGACCGGCAACGACGCTGACCCTCGCACCCATTGCTGCTACTCGCGCCGGTGTTGCTGTGCTGCCTGACGGCGCGACTGTGCGGCAATCTATCGCGGAGGCGTACGACTTCATCGACGCCCTtcaggtggcggtggcggtgctgcaagTGCGCACGAGCCAAAAGCGGTACAATCGCTGCATTTACTTCCTCACCGACGCCCGCCACGAGGTGCGGCACAAGGAGGATCTGCTTTCCCTCATCGGTGCCTTGCAGCGCGACCAGGTGGCGTTGGTGGTGATCGGGTTTGATTTTCAGGCACTGCCAGCACCCACGGATTCACAGGGGAAGTTCAACGAATTCACCGCAGGTGAAGCTAGTGCGTGGGCTGCGCTCGATAGGAAGGCACAAAACGAGATAATActcgcggcgctgtgcgccgAGCTGGGGTCGCCGAGCACACTCGTCAGCCCCgcagaggcgctggcgaGTCTCTCGTTGCCGCGCTGTCGAAGGATCCGCCAGCAGCCCGTGCTCAAGGTTGCGCTTCGCATTGGTGACGTGCGGCTTGCCACGCAGCTGTTCACTCTCACGCAGGAAGAGCGGCTGccctcgctgcggcggagcacCCAGGAAGGCGTAGACGTGGTGCAGACCATCGAGtacgtcgccgtcggcggcgtggaAGAGCAGCCGTGTGCCttggcgaaggaggagcgggTGGAGGCGTTCTTCTTGGGCGCCGACCGCATCTCATGCAGCGAGGCCGATCGAGAAACGATGAGAGTAAAGGGCCCGCGCGCGCTGGAAGCGATCGGGTTCGTTGGAGAGGCCGAGGTGGAGCCGTACCTGTTGATgggcggcacacgcgcgctgctgccactggcGGGCGACCATGCCGGACAGCGCGGCTTCAACGCCTTGGTGGACGCGATGGCATCCAGTCGTAAGGCGATGCTGGTGCGGCTCGTGCGCACGGCAGATGCTGCTCCGTCGTTATGCGTATGCTTTGCGCGGACAGCGGGGTCGTCtgcggagcagcgccactTGGTGCTGGCTCCTCTCCCGTTCGCCGAGGACGTGCGAGCCCTTCGCTTCTCCGAGTACCCGGAGCTGCAGTTTAGTGCGGCCGAGGAGCAGTTGATGGACGAGCTGATCGACGGCCTCTCTGTGGATGACTCGGTGCTGGCGCCTCACGACACCTTCAACCCGGTCCTGCAACAGTACTACGCCACTCTGCGATCCAAGCTGTCCGCCATGAATGTCTCGGCGGAGAAGGGCAACGCGAAGGCGACCTCGTCCGAAGCAGCGGTACCACAACTGCTGCCCACGTTGAGGGGTACCTCCACCGACTTCTTCGCAGAGGGCAGCGCGGTGTATGAGGCGGTATCGGCGCACCGGGCCGCTCTTGCGTCTTGCGCAAGCGCGTTCCCGTACGAAGATGAAGTGGACGCGCTCTTGCCAGGAAGCAGAGACGCGGGTTGGAAGGGAAAGCCATGGTACCAAGACGTGGCGACGACGTCATCACTGATAGACCCTCAGGCCGTATCGCCGCCTTCAGCATCCCAGGGATCTGGTGGAGCCCCGTCCACAATCGCCGCTGCCATTGCTAGAGGCGTGAGGTGCGGCGGGGAGGCGGACGAAGCGTCTGCCGGCAGCCATGCCACGTCGGATGCGAACAGCATCTCCACCGCTCCACACGACACCATCAGCGGCGGTCTCTCCTTCGCGATCACGTCCGTTGACCCAGTGGGTAGTTTCTCCATGATTGTGCACCACCCTGCAGTGACGGAGGCACAACTGAACAAGGCGAAGGACGACCTCAGCGATGTCATCTGGGAGctcctgcgcagcagcataAAGGACGCCATCTACCGCAAGTGTATGGCCTGCATTATGGCCCTCCGCCAGTTCTGCGTGAAGCAGGACGACGCCGCCTACTACAACGATTTCCTGCTCAAATTGGAGGTGGTTGCACGGCAGTGCGGCCGCGACACCGATTTCTGGGCCCCATACGTGGTGGAGCGGAAGGACAGCGCCAACGTGTGGCCTATCACAGCACAGGAGTGCAAGTCTGCAGCCCTGCCCGACGATACCGCCGCGAAGGCTTTCCTGCAGAAGGACCGCTTCGACCCCGCCATCGCCTTCGACGACACGACTGACGATGATGACTGGCTGGCAGAAATTCAGTAG
- a CDS encoding putative kinesin → MSRTQTSSKSAPKTIAVYCRVRPPVPNEKGHTFQNISYDDRDARAITVNRKSGAKSFEKKYLFNRVFRPNVTQKDVYENFARNAVDAAFDGQHGVLFVYGQTGSGKTFTISNDDPNNEGVLQQSMREIWNKIASDTANDYSCSVSYVQLYNEILTDLLDDKKSKVRIQMGSEGRGDVVMVSDTTGLAVEREVKDYKSTMAYFKAGLARKEMASTSMNNTSSRSHTIFTLNIVKAKKVGAVTVGAETEGPTVALEGRLVLCDLAGSERVSKTHAEGKTLDEATHINRSLLTLGKVVTALTDNAQHAPFRESKLTRILQYSLMGNGNTSIIVNISPSDENTEESLSAILFGQRASQIKQDAKRHEVLDYKALYLQLMADLDNKNDKTLEEALEEERGVYEERISALDEEMKLLSDENAMLRNENKQLRQYVPADRLKLIDETPSSGVPGANGEVASGGWAKANQDLRELVKQRDDKLKVISDERVRLALVVAEEKRKCFQLAQKMRSFAMRYKMEREQSTQRQEELCAELAALKGTDYLSAVGNFDATASPGSPGSPHYPREGEEFNDAESAQAQIRALRAERTELMVYQAKAANAIRMLVKERDAAQRKVA, encoded by the coding sequence ATgtcacgcacgcagacaagcAGCAAGTCGGCGCCGAAGACCATCGCGGTTTACTGCCGCGTGCGGCCGCCTGTGCCGAATGAGAAAGGGCACACCTTCCAAAACATCAGCTACGATGACAGAGACGCCCGCGCCATCACCGTGAACCGCAAGTCCGGCGCGAAATCATTCGAAAAGAAGTACCTATTCAACCGCGTCTTCAGGCCAAATGTGACGCAGAAGGATGTGTACGAGAACTTCGCCAGGAATGCCGTCGACGCTGCCTTCGATGGCCAGCACGGCGTCCTCTTCGTGTACGGCCAGACCGGCTCTGGCAAGACATTTACGATAAGCAACGATGATCCGAATAACGAgggtgtgctgcagcagtccATGAGGGAGATTTGGAACAAGATCGCCAGCGACACGGCCAATGACTATTCGTGCAGCGTCAGCTACGTGCAGCTCTACAACGAAATCCTCACCGACTTGCTGGATGATAAGAAGAGTAAGGTCCGCATCCAGATGGGCTCGGAGGGCCGTGGCGACGTCGTGATGGTGTCCGACACCACCGGACTGGCAGTTGAGCGGGAGGTAAAGGACTACAAGAGCACCATGGCCTACTTCAAAGCGGGCCTAGCGCGGAAGGAGATGGCGAGCACGTCCATGAACAACACAAGCTCGCGCTCCCACACTATCTTCACACTTAACATCGTCAAGGCGAAGAAGGTCGGCGCCGTGACCGTCGGCGCTGAAACGGAGGGTCCGACGGTTGCACTGGAGGGCCGCCTGGTGCTGTGCGATCTTGCCGGTAGCGAGCGTGTGAGCAAGACACATGCGGAGGGCAAGACGCTCGACGAAGCCACGCACATTAACCGCAGTCTCCTAACCCTTGGTAAGGTGGTGACTGCGCTAACCGATAACGCCCAGCACGCACCCTTCCGTGAGTCGAAGCTGACCCGCATTCTCCAGTACTCGCTGATGGGTAACGGCAACACCTCCATCATCGTCAACATCAGCCCCTCCGATGAAAACACGGAGGAGAGCTTGAGCGCCATCTTGTTTGGACAGCGCGCCAGCCAAATCAAGCAGGATGCGAAGAGACACGAGGTGCTGGATTACAAGGCGCTGTACCTGCAGCTCATGGCAGACCTGGACAACAAAAACGACAAGACGCTGGAGGAAGCACTGGAAGAGGAGCGTGGCGTCTACGAGGAACGCATTTCCGCCCTCGACGAGGAGATGAAGTTGCTCAGCGATGAGAACGCGATGTTGCGCAACGAGAacaagcagctgcgccagtaCGTGCCGGCTGATCGACTGAAGCTGATTGATGAGACACCATCCAGTGGAGTGCCTGGTGCCAATGGTGAAGTTGCCAGCGGAGGTTGGGCCAAGGCCAACCAGGATTTGCGGGAGTTAGTGAAGCAACGCGATGACAAGCTGAAAGTCATCAGTGATGAGCGGGTGCGCCTCGCGCTTGTGGTGgccgaggagaagcgcaagTGCTTCCAGCTCGCACAGAAGATGCGCTCATTCGCCATGCGCTACAAGATGGAGCGCGAGCagtcgacgcagcgccaggAGGAGCTGTGCGCCGAGCTGGCGGCCCTTAAGGGCACCGATTACCTCAGCGCCGTCGGCAACTTCGACGCCACGGCGAGCCCAGGCAGCCCAGGCAGCCCGCACTATCCtcgtgaaggcgaagaaTTCAACGACGCTGAAAGCGCTCAGGCGCAGATCCGCGCGTTGCGGGCGGAGCGTACGGAGCTCATGGTGTACCAGGCAAAGGCGGCCAATGCGATTCGCATGCTCGTGAAGGAACgtgacgctgcgcagcgcaaggTAGCGTAA
- a CDS encoding putative endosomal integral membrane protein has protein sequence MGRREVPTRLPAAPATLRAALCVVVVVLCWASSITYGFSFSFMHDLGLAYSQGETVHVLAKSVTSRSKIVPLRWSSVFPCAASLSQSTLPPSRRSIGQVLMGETLEDSGIRLKVLTDMKCVLICSARFNTAEREQYEKRILGRYRAHLVLDGLPALEAPSVDGEHRRIRTGFPLGNFSRAVATGIIEAYNHLHLIVSYYPITSADSLTVRIVQFEVQPRSVYHTSELGGDGTCTFPAVLKPQITPMESIRFSYSVEWVVSTTPWKTRWDNYVDDNSRESKARWHSIVNVLSLVLLQSVLLWYILVRSVRRDILSYNEEDLLGDREDSGWKLVHGDVFRPPRGAVFLSVLVGNGMQIMCMVIASLLFAVAGMLSHDSRGTLASLLVMLFVLFSSVNGLVTASLIKLLRRRSWQAIFLTSIALPGFLFVVYLTLNFIHLGSHAASTLPFTSLLYLLALWLCVSVPLCFGGAVAGFSSNISIPAKINAIPRTIPPQPWYVKGVFSYVALGIVPLAASYVELQSIFSSVWLGVAYRMFSFLLAAFVLVLVIVAQVSIFSTYNQLSLLNYHWWWRSFFVSASYGAWLMLYCVLYYWFISVVKGFLGMILFFGYMGLACVTVALMFGAVGFLASLVFVRILFASVKAD, from the coding sequence ATGGGACGTCGTGAAGTGCCTACTCGCTTGCCAGCCGCGCCGGCCACGCtgcgggcggcgctgtgcgtggTGGTCGTTGTGCTTTGCTGGGCTTCGTCCATCACCTACGGCTTCAGCTTTTCCTTTATGCACGACCTCGGCTTAGCGTACTCGCAGGGGGAGACCGTTCACGTTCTGGCGAAATCCGTCACATCTCGCTCGAAAATCGTACCGCTTCGGTGGAGCAGCGTTTTTCCGTGCGCGGCGTCACTGAGCCAAAGCACACTGCCGCCATCGCGTCGCAGTATTGGTCAGGTGCTGATGGGTGAAACGCTGGAGGACTCTGGCATTCGGCTGAAGGTGCTGACGGACATGAAGTGTGTTCTCATCTGCTCAGCGCGTTTCAACACGGCCGAGAGGGAACAGTACGAGAAGCGCATCTTGGGCCGCTACCGGGCACACTTGGTGTTGGATGGACTcccggcgctggaggcgccGTCGGTAGATGGCGAGCACCGTCGCATCCGCACCGGCTTCCCGCTTGGCAACTTCTCTAGGGCCGTGGCAACGGGGATTATAGAGGCGTACAACCACCTTCACTTAATTGTCTCCTACTACCCAATCACCTCGGCAGATTCGCTAACGGTGCGGATTGTGCAGTTCGAGGTGCAGCCCCGCAGCGTGTATCACACCAGCGAGCTCGGTGGGGACGGCACCTGCACCTTTCCCGCCGTGCTCAAGCCGCAGATCACGCCCATGGAGAGCATTCGCTTCAGCTACTCCGTTGAGTGGGTGGtgtcgacgacgccgtggAAGACGCGCTGGGACAACTACGTCGACGACAATTCGCGCGAGTCGAAGGCGCGCTGGCACTCCATCGTGAACGTCTTATCattggtgctgctgcagtcggTGCTCCTGTGGTACATCCTCGTGCGGTCTGTGCGGCGCGACATCTTATCCTACAACGAGGAAGACTTGCTGGGCGATCGCGAGGACAGCGGATGGAAGCTTGTGCATGGGGATGTGTtccggccgccgcgcggtgctgtctttctctccgtGCTTGTCGGCAATGGCATGCAGATCATGTGCATGGTGATTGCCTCGCTGCTCTTTGCCGTGGCTGGCATGCTCTCGCACGACTCGCGCGGTACGCTGGCATCGCTGCTTGTGATGCTGTTTGTGCTCTTCTCCAGCGTCAATGGGCTCGTGACGGCGAGTCTCATTAAGCTcttgcggcggcgctcgtggCAGGCAATCTTTCTGACGTCCATCGCGCTGCCGGGGTTTCTTTTCGTGGTTTACCTCACGCTCAACTTTATACACCTCGGCTCCCACGCGGCGAGCACGCTGCCCTTCACATCTCTCCTCTAcctgctggcgctgtggctgtgcgtCTCGGTGCCGCTTtgcttcggcggcgccgtcgccggcttCAGCTCCAACATTTCGATCCCGGCAAAGATCAACGCCATCCCGCGCACGAtcccgccgcagccgtggtACGTGAAAGGCGTTTTCTCCTACGTGGCTCTCGGCATCGTGCCACTGGCGGCGTCCTATGTGGAGTTGCAGTCCATCTTCAGCAGTGTGTGGCTCGGCGTCGCGTACCGCATGTTCTCCTTCCTACTTGCAGCCTTTGTGCTGGTGTTGGTCATTGTGGCGCAGGTATCTATCTTCTCCACCTATAACCAGCTGAGCCTCCTCAACTACcactggtggtggcgctcctTCTTCGTGTCAGCGTCGTACGGAGCGTGGCTGATGCTGTACTGCGTCTTGTACTACTGGTTCATCTCCGTTGTGAAGGGCTTTCTCGGGATGATCCTGTTCTTTGGGTACATGGGGCTGGCTTGCGTGACGGTGGCGCTTATGTTTGGCGCCGTCGGCTTCCTGGCGTCCCTGGTGTTCGTCCGTATCTTGTTTGCGAGTGTCAAGGCCGATTAG
- the MPK12 gene encoding putative mitogen-activated protein kinase has protein sequence MILTKVEGPNAAGNKVYVFGVNDYRLEVPERYNVQHFVGRGAYGFVCSAVDAVTNEPVAIKKVTHLFDDAVDAKRVLREVKLLAYLKHPNILSLKDLFKSPDPVDTYSELYVVTDLMESDMDAILRSPRIRLAAGHGQYFTLQLLCALQYIHSAHVLHRDLKPGNLLTDSECNLKLGDFGLARGIGHDDTMTQYVFTRWYRPPELLLVCKHCNYSADMWAVGCLAAEMFTGKPLFPGKDYINQINLIVELLGIPDLARDLPPSTSTEAIHYLSSLPPSKGKKLEEYAPELRRRFDETTFYDSFDTELEEAIAAEGATIARPQPRPPEEYYAEFVDFIFGLLRYNPEKRRTAKESIAHAWLSDVRGPQETIGGCEAERIYRWDADGTAFTIPQLRHLFIDEIGKFASTRGS, from the coding sequence ATGATACTCACCAAGGTAGAGGGCCCTAACGCGGCTGGCAACAAGGTTTACGTCTTTGGTGTGAACGACTACCGCCTTGAGGTCCCAGAGCGCTACAACGTTCAGCACTTTGTGGGGCGTGGCGCTTACGGCTTTGTGTGCAGCGCCGTGGACGCGGTGACGAACGAGCCGGTGGCGATTAAGAAGGTGACGCACCTCTTCGACGATGCCGTCGATGCAAAGCGCGTCTTGCGGGAGGTGAAGCTGTTAGCCTATCTCAAGCACCCCAACATCCTCTCCCTCAAGGATCTCTTCAAGTCACCGGACCCGGTCGACACGTACAGCGAGCTCTACGTTGTGACCGACTTGATGGAGTCGGACATGGACGCCATCCTGCGCTCCCCACGCATCCGTCTCGCCGCCGGGCACGGGCAGTACTTCACCCTtcagctgctgtgcgcacTGCAATACATTCACAGCGCTCATGTGCTGCACCGAGACCTGAAGCCGGGGAACCTGCTGACAGACTCGGAGTGCAACCTTAAGCTGGGCGACTTCGGCCTCGCGCGGGGTATCGGGCATGACGACACCATGACACAGTATGTGTTCACGCGGTGGTACCGGCCACCAGAgttgctgctggtgtgcaAGCACTGCAACTACAGCGCGGACATGTGGGCTGTTGGATGCCTTGCGGCAGAGATGTTCACCGGCAAGCCGCTCTTCCCTGGCAAAGACTACATCAACCAGATCAATCTCATAGTGGAGTTGCTGGGCATACCGGACCTGGCACGTGACCTGCCGCCGAGCACGTCAACGGAGGCGATACACTACCTCTCCTCCCTGCCCCCTAGCAAGGGGAAGAAGCTCGAGGAGTACGCCCcggagctgcggcgtcgcttTGACGAGACCACCTTTTATGACAGCTTCGACACGGAGCTAGAGGAGGCGATCGCTGCGGAGggcgccaccatcgcccGCCCTCAGCCACGCCCGCCGGAGGAGTACTACGCCGAGTTCGTCGACTTCATCTTTGGACTACTTCGTTACAACCCCGAGAAGCGGCGCACAGCGAAGGAGTCCATAGCGCATGCGTGGCTGTCGGACGTGCGCGGCCCACAGGAGACCAttggcggctgcgaggcggagcgAATATACCGCTGGGAtgccgacggcaccgccttcACCATCCCACAACTTCGCCATCTCTTTATAGATGAGATCGGAAAGTTTGCGTCTACCCGGGGCAGCTGA
- a CDS encoding putative phosphatase 2C: MGLMLPKPILSKVVDRAGNSFVNAACASQNGFRNSMEDAHMLVATDDADVAYFGIFDGHSNAECSAYVARELPQRLKKLPETITAEMLEKVCIEVDEAYMKANTEGGTTGTFCVIRKDLTVTIANVGDSRILVCRGGKLIFATEDHKPYIPGETERIVACGGSVVSNRVDGDLAVSRAFGDASFKVKGTKDYRMQKVIAVPDVSVLQCEPNDFVILACDGVFEGNFSNEDVCQFVWEQQQNCWDDLAVVACRVCDEAIRCGSKDNISCLVVQLAEGASKVKSFGATSFVPGPPFPRNQQPCRAAYAQMAELGHTTTAAALQTRYQLLQAFSKNKLNSQPPVMRTAFEMSDEVDVETEWSFFGKGPAPGNEKSFFEALANTGNSS, from the coding sequence ATGGGCCTTATGCTACCGAAGCCGATCCTTAGCAAGGTCGTGGATCGTGCAGGGAACTCTTTTGTAAACGCTGCCTGCGCCTCGCAGAACGGCTTTCGCAACTCCATGGAGGATGCGCACATGCTAGTCGCtaccgacgacgccgacgtggCGTACTTTGGCATCTTCGATGGACATAGTAACGCCGAGTGTAGCGCCTACGTGGCGAGGGAGCTGCCACAGCGGCTAAAGAAGCTGCCGGAGACGATCACGGCGGAGATGTTAGAGAAGGTATGCATAGAGGTGGATGAGGCCTACATGAAGGCCAACACCGAgggcggcaccaccggcacctTTTGCGTCATCCGCAAGGACCTCACAGTGACCATCGCTAACGTCGGCGACTCCCGCATCCtcgtctgccgcggcggcaaacTGATTTTCGCCACTGAGGACCACAAGCCGTACATTCCGGGAGAGACGGAGCGCATCGTtgcctgcggcggcagtgtAGTCAGCAACCGCGTCGACGGAGACCTTGCTGTATCGCGCGCCTTCGGTGATGCGTCTTTCAAGGTAAAGGGGACGAAGGACTACCGAATGCAGAAGGTGATTGCCGTGCCCGACGTGTCGGTGCTGCAATGCGAGCCGAACGACTTTGTCATTCTCGCCTGTGACGGCGTCTTCGAGGGCAACTTCTCCAACGAGGACGTTTGCCAGTTTGTgtgggagcagcagcaaaacTGCTGGGACGACTTGGCGGTTGTAGCGTGCCGCGTTTGCGATGAGGCGATCCGGTGCGGCAGCAAGGACAACATCTCCTGCTTAGTGGTGCAGCTGGCCGAGGGCGCTTCCAAGGTAAAGTCGTTCGGCGCCACATCCTTCGTCCCGGGGCCGCCATTTCCGCGCAATCAGCAgccctgccgcgccgcctacGCGCAGATGGCGGAGCTCGGCCAcaccacgacggcggcagcgctacAGACGCGCTACCAGCTTCTGCAGGCGTTCTCCAAGAACAAGTTGAATTCGCAGCCGCCTGTGATGCGAACCGCCTTCGAGATGAGCGACGAGGTGGATGTGGAGACGGAATGGTCCTTCTTCGGCAAGGGCCCCGCGCCAGGAAACGAGAAGAGCTTCTTTGAGGCGCTCGCCAATACGGGCAACAGCTCGTAG